In a genomic window of Halobiforma lacisalsi AJ5:
- a CDS encoding DNA methyltransferase, whose protein sequence is MRHSRPVLSTPRRTSLGPGRVTSYQNPNSSEQPFSQFYEYRKLPQQLLCSSDNLVRTWRRISLEYAHDDELPSGHTDEVRTPNALVERFLKAYTEPGDKVIDVFAGYGTTLKVADRLDRVPYGLEFEFDRAAHVREEISTPDHVRQGDVLELDPSWFPACDCCFTSPPFMERTDDRNPFRNYSGESTYEDYLDDVETAFARLDSVLAPGGHVVVDVANMKYEGRVTPLAWDVAERLSNVFRFDGETVVTWEGDGSPDEREGRFGYGYDHSYCLVFTKDSD, encoded by the coding sequence GTGCGACATTCGCGCCCTGTACTCAGCACGCCGCGGAGAACATCTCTGGGACCTGGTAGAGTCACTAGCTATCAAAATCCAAACTCGAGTGAACAGCCGTTCAGCCAGTTCTATGAATACCGAAAACTCCCTCAACAACTGTTATGTTCTTCTGATAACCTGGTCCGCACATGGAGACGTATCTCCCTCGAGTACGCACACGACGACGAGTTACCGTCGGGACACACCGACGAGGTTCGAACGCCGAACGCGCTGGTCGAACGCTTCCTGAAAGCGTACACGGAACCCGGGGACAAGGTAATCGACGTCTTCGCGGGGTACGGGACGACGCTCAAAGTGGCCGACCGACTCGATCGCGTCCCGTACGGCCTCGAGTTCGAATTCGACCGTGCCGCCCACGTTCGTGAGGAGATCTCGACCCCGGACCACGTCCGGCAGGGGGACGTACTCGAGTTGGACCCGTCGTGGTTCCCGGCCTGTGACTGTTGTTTCACGTCTCCACCGTTCATGGAGCGGACGGACGATCGGAACCCGTTCCGGAACTACTCGGGCGAGAGCACCTACGAGGACTACCTCGACGACGTCGAAACCGCGTTCGCGCGCCTCGATTCGGTGCTGGCACCCGGCGGACACGTCGTCGTCGACGTCGCGAACATGAAATACGAGGGACGAGTGACGCCGCTGGCCTGGGACGTCGCGGAACGGCTCTCGAACGTCTTCCGCTTCGACGGCGAGACCGTCGTCACGTGGGAGGGCGACGGGAGTCCCGACGAAAGGGAAGGGCGCTTTGGGTACGGCTACGACCACTCGTACTGTCTCGTGTTCACGAAGGATTCGGACTGA
- a CDS encoding sulfurtransferase, giving the protein MTAHDTDALVTADWVEDHLDEFQSDDPDYRLLEVNNPTVTDDSEYTPYEDGHVPGAIFFHWEEDLSDPVTRDILDKEAFEKLNAEAGITEDSTVVLYGGGRVPNWFALFAYWQYKYYGHEDVRVIDGGKPYWVENDYPLTTDEPEFTAGEYDARGPFESIRAYKSDVEQAIESGVPLVDVRSPEEFTGEVIAPEGLQETAQRGGHIPGAQNVPTTSVLNDDDGTFKDPEELEELYEDVGIDEDQSVVTYCRVGERSSIEWYVLHELLGFDDVENYDGSWTEWGNLIRAPIETGDAE; this is encoded by the coding sequence ATGACGGCACACGACACCGACGCGCTCGTCACGGCGGACTGGGTCGAGGACCACCTGGACGAGTTCCAGTCCGACGACCCCGACTACCGACTGCTCGAGGTAAACAACCCGACGGTGACCGACGACTCGGAGTACACGCCGTACGAGGACGGCCACGTTCCGGGCGCGATCTTCTTTCACTGGGAGGAGGACCTGAGCGACCCGGTCACACGCGACATCCTCGACAAGGAGGCGTTCGAGAAACTGAACGCCGAGGCGGGAATCACCGAGGACTCGACGGTCGTCCTCTACGGTGGCGGTCGGGTTCCCAACTGGTTCGCGCTCTTTGCCTACTGGCAGTACAAGTATTACGGCCACGAGGACGTCCGCGTCATCGACGGCGGGAAGCCCTACTGGGTCGAAAACGACTACCCGCTGACGACCGACGAACCGGAGTTCACGGCCGGGGAGTACGACGCCCGCGGGCCGTTCGAGAGCATCCGTGCGTACAAAAGCGACGTCGAGCAGGCGATCGAGTCGGGCGTCCCGCTCGTCGACGTCCGCTCGCCGGAGGAGTTCACCGGTGAGGTCATCGCGCCCGAAGGACTGCAGGAAACCGCCCAACGTGGCGGCCACATCCCCGGGGCACAGAACGTGCCGACGACGTCGGTGCTGAACGACGACGACGGGACGTTCAAGGACCCCGAAGAACTCGAGGAACTGTACGAGGACGTCGGGATCGACGAGGACCAGTCGGTCGTCACGTACTGCCGCGTCGGTGAACGCTCCTCGATCGAGTGGTACGTGCTCCACGAACTGCTCGGGTTCGACGACGTCGAGAACTACGACGGCTCCTGGACCGAGTGGGGCAACCTCATCCGCGCGCCGATCGAGACCGGCGACGCGGAGTAA
- a CDS encoding AMP-binding protein gives MTGDTALEDVDEIVHEPSDEFVESTNVYEFMQEYGIDGYDELIERTTTDLEGVEESGVDWFWDEIVDYLDIEFYEEYDEVRDDSDGPQFTDWYPGGELNLAHNVLDRHAAVDEERRNKVATIWESEDGDVREVTYHELHRQSNKVANALEERGIGTGDTVGLYMPMVPEVVSILYGCFKVGAIAVPIFSGFGVDAAATRIEDSECSVLFTGDGFLRRGDPVFLKSSADEAIEQAGHVEHTIVFDRLGSSDKRNEHEIPWTDDRDEWWGEAVESADDDYETKAVDSSQESMLLYSSGTTGKPKGIVHTHAGVQVQCAKELYFGFDLKPADRFFWVSDIGWMMGPWTLIGTHTFGGTVFMYEGAPDHPQPDRFWEMIDRHKLTQFGISPTAIRALRKHGDEWLEGHDLSSLRLLGSTGEPWDPESWKWFYENVGNGEAPIINISGGTEICGCFLMPMPTEPLKPCTLGGPGLGMDIDIVDRDGESIKEGNERGYLVARDSCPSMTKSLWSGDQRYLNEYWSTWEDVWDHGDWAQEDEDGFWFLHGRADDALNVAGRKVGPAEVEGALIDHDAVNQAAAIGAPDDTTGTAVVTYVILGEDYEPTDDLREELRAQVGEELGKPFRPREVLFVDEFPKTQSGKIIRRAIEATYVGENLGDMSSIENPEALEKLENPQ, from the coding sequence ATGACAGGCGACACCGCACTCGAGGACGTCGACGAGATCGTCCACGAGCCGAGCGACGAGTTCGTCGAGTCGACGAACGTCTACGAGTTCATGCAGGAGTACGGGATCGACGGCTACGACGAACTTATCGAGCGGACGACGACGGACCTCGAGGGCGTCGAGGAGTCGGGCGTCGACTGGTTCTGGGACGAGATCGTCGACTACCTCGACATCGAGTTCTACGAGGAGTACGACGAGGTTCGAGACGACAGCGACGGACCGCAGTTCACCGACTGGTACCCCGGCGGCGAACTCAACCTCGCGCACAACGTCCTCGATCGTCACGCCGCGGTCGACGAGGAACGGCGCAACAAGGTCGCGACGATCTGGGAGAGCGAGGACGGGGACGTCCGGGAGGTGACGTACCACGAACTCCACCGACAGTCGAACAAAGTCGCGAACGCCCTCGAGGAGCGCGGCATCGGGACGGGCGACACCGTCGGCCTCTACATGCCGATGGTGCCGGAGGTCGTCTCGATCCTCTACGGCTGTTTCAAGGTCGGCGCGATCGCCGTCCCCATCTTCTCCGGGTTCGGCGTCGACGCGGCCGCGACCCGGATCGAGGACTCGGAGTGTTCGGTGCTGTTTACCGGCGACGGCTTCCTCCGGCGGGGCGATCCGGTCTTTTTGAAGAGTTCCGCCGACGAGGCGATCGAACAGGCCGGCCACGTCGAGCACACGATCGTCTTCGACCGGCTCGGCTCGAGCGACAAACGGAACGAACACGAGATTCCCTGGACCGACGACCGCGACGAGTGGTGGGGCGAGGCCGTCGAGTCAGCCGACGACGACTACGAGACGAAGGCCGTGGACTCGAGTCAGGAGTCGATGCTGCTGTACTCCTCGGGGACCACGGGCAAGCCGAAGGGGATCGTTCACACCCACGCGGGCGTCCAGGTCCAGTGTGCCAAGGAACTGTACTTCGGGTTCGACCTGAAGCCCGCCGATCGGTTCTTCTGGGTCTCGGACATCGGCTGGATGATGGGCCCGTGGACGCTGATCGGGACCCACACCTTCGGCGGCACGGTCTTCATGTACGAGGGCGCGCCGGACCATCCCCAGCCGGACCGGTTCTGGGAGATGATCGACCGGCACAAGCTGACCCAGTTCGGCATCTCCCCCACGGCGATCCGCGCGCTGCGAAAGCACGGGGACGAGTGGCTCGAGGGCCACGACCTCTCCTCGCTGCGCCTGCTCGGGTCGACGGGGGAACCCTGGGACCCCGAGTCCTGGAAGTGGTTCTACGAGAACGTCGGCAACGGGGAAGCGCCGATCATCAACATCTCCGGGGGAACCGAAATCTGTGGCTGTTTCCTGATGCCGATGCCGACGGAGCCGCTGAAACCCTGTACGCTCGGCGGGCCGGGGCTCGGCATGGACATCGACATCGTCGACCGCGACGGCGAGTCGATCAAAGAGGGTAACGAGCGAGGCTACCTGGTCGCGCGTGACTCCTGTCCGTCGATGACCAAGTCGCTGTGGTCGGGCGATCAGCGGTATCTCAACGAGTACTGGTCCACCTGGGAGGACGTCTGGGACCACGGCGACTGGGCACAGGAGGACGAGGACGGGTTCTGGTTCCTCCACGGCCGGGCCGACGACGCCCTGAACGTCGCCGGCCGCAAGGTCGGTCCCGCCGAAGTCGAAGGGGCGCTGATCGATCACGACGCCGTCAACCAGGCCGCAGCCATCGGCGCGCCGGACGACACGACCGGCACCGCCGTCGTCACCTACGTCATCCTCGGTGAGGACTACGAACCGACGGACGACCTGCGCGAGGAACTTCGCGCCCAGGTCGGCGAGGAACTGGGCAAGCCGTTCCGCCCGCGCGAGGTGCTGTTCGTCGACGAGTTCCCGAAGACCCAGTCCGGCAAGATCATCCGCCGCGCCATCGAGGCCACCTACGTCGGCGAGAACCTGGGGGACATGAGCAGCATCGAGAACCCCGAGGCGCTGGAAAAACTCGAGAACCCGCAGTAA
- the smc gene encoding chromosome segregation protein SMC, giving the protein MYIKAVVLDNFKSFGRKTKIPFYEDFTVITGPNGSGKSNIIDAVLFALGLARTRGIRAEKLTDLIYNPGHDDGSSSSGPREAVVEVILDNSDDTLTRSQVVNAAGSEDVGDVDEIRIRRRVKETEDNYYSYYYLNDRSVNLSDIQELLAQAGVTPEGYNVVMQGDVTEIINMTPGARREIIDEIAGVAEFDAKKEDAFEELETVEERIDEAQLRIEEKRGRLEQLEDERRTAMRYRRLRREKEEYEGYKKASELEEKREELEATEAKIDDLEDELADRKRELDEREGRVVRLQEDLEDLNAEIERKGEEEQLRIKSEIEEIKGDISRLEDKIEASEEAIEEAESDRREAFVQIDRKQEEIGELEDETREHKLEKASIKTEIQEREQEKERLEAEIEAVDTEFDELKAELAERKDDLEAAKTEKNDLQREQDRLLDEARRRSNAIDEKEAAIEEKRERIPELEDRRSDLERELEKAETNRANIASVVDDLKAEKRRLQSDVDEVDDEIQAKQQEYAELEAKAGESGDSSFGRAVTTILNSGIDGVHGAVAQLGNVAGEYAVACETAAGGRLANVVVDDDVVGQQCIEHLKSRNAGRATFLPLTDMSQRRLPNAPSDPGVVDFAYNLVDFDDQYAGVFSYVLGDTLVVEDIETARSYMGDYRMVTLDGDLVEKSGAMTGGSGGGSRYSFTGGGEGQLERVAKRITELQEKRDSLREELRDVEERLDDARDRKTDAADEVRSIEGKIEDLEDEREAIEGEIENLETDLEDLREERDSVDERMNEISAEIDERTAEIEEIEADIEELEAELEDSKIPELTEQIEELEAEIDEREDRIDDLDGKINELSLEKEYAEDAIEDLHDDIESAQNRKAEHEERIEECEATIEEKRDELEAKRAAVEELEEELAELKEERTDLKEELTEARKKRDEQQNRVDTVESKLEGERERAGDLEWEIESLEAEVGDYDPEDVPDHDTVLEMIDLLESDMEAMEPVNMLAIDEYDEVREDLEELEEGKATLVEEAEGIRDRIEQYETQKKATFMEAYEAISEHFTEIFERLSEGTGSLHLEDEADPFDGGLTMKAQPGDKPVQRLDAMSGGEKSLTALAFIFAIQRHNPAPFYALDEIDAFLDAVNAERVGQMVEELAAEAQFVVVSHRSAMLDRSERAIGVTMQQDNVSAVTGIDLSGDSDPEEVPVSD; this is encoded by the coding sequence ATGTACATCAAGGCAGTCGTTCTGGACAATTTCAAGAGCTTCGGTCGGAAGACGAAGATTCCGTTCTACGAGGACTTCACGGTGATCACCGGGCCCAACGGCTCCGGCAAGTCGAACATCATCGACGCCGTCCTCTTCGCGCTCGGGTTGGCCCGCACCCGCGGGATCCGCGCGGAGAAACTGACCGACCTCATTTACAACCCCGGTCACGATGACGGCTCGAGTTCCAGCGGCCCTCGCGAGGCCGTCGTCGAGGTCATCCTCGACAACAGCGACGACACCCTCACCCGCTCGCAGGTGGTCAACGCCGCCGGCAGCGAGGACGTCGGCGACGTCGACGAGATCCGCATCCGCCGGCGGGTCAAGGAGACCGAGGATAACTACTACTCCTACTACTACCTCAACGACCGCTCGGTCAACCTCTCGGACATTCAGGAACTGCTGGCCCAGGCGGGGGTTACGCCGGAGGGGTACAACGTCGTCATGCAGGGCGACGTCACCGAAATCATCAACATGACGCCGGGCGCCCGCCGGGAGATCATCGACGAGATCGCGGGCGTCGCCGAGTTCGACGCCAAGAAGGAAGACGCCTTCGAGGAACTCGAGACCGTCGAGGAACGGATCGACGAAGCACAACTGCGCATCGAGGAGAAACGCGGGCGCCTCGAGCAACTCGAGGACGAGCGCCGAACGGCGATGCGGTACCGCCGGCTGCGCCGCGAGAAAGAGGAGTACGAGGGGTACAAGAAAGCGAGCGAACTCGAGGAGAAACGCGAGGAACTCGAGGCGACCGAGGCGAAGATCGACGACCTCGAGGACGAACTCGCGGACCGAAAGCGAGAACTCGACGAGCGAGAAGGTCGCGTCGTCCGCCTGCAGGAGGACCTCGAGGACCTAAACGCGGAGATCGAGCGGAAAGGCGAGGAGGAACAGCTCCGGATCAAAAGCGAAATCGAGGAGATCAAAGGCGACATCTCCCGACTCGAGGACAAGATCGAGGCCAGCGAGGAGGCGATCGAGGAGGCCGAGTCGGATCGCCGCGAGGCCTTCGTCCAGATCGACCGCAAGCAGGAGGAGATCGGGGAACTCGAGGACGAAACCCGCGAACACAAACTCGAGAAGGCCTCGATCAAGACCGAGATCCAGGAGCGCGAGCAGGAAAAGGAGCGACTCGAGGCCGAGATCGAGGCCGTCGACACCGAGTTCGACGAACTCAAGGCCGAACTCGCCGAGCGCAAGGACGACCTCGAGGCGGCCAAGACCGAGAAGAACGACCTCCAGCGCGAGCAGGACCGCCTGCTGGACGAGGCCCGCCGGCGCTCGAACGCGATCGACGAGAAGGAGGCGGCCATCGAGGAGAAACGCGAGCGGATCCCCGAACTCGAGGACCGGCGAAGCGACCTCGAGCGCGAACTCGAGAAGGCCGAGACGAACCGCGCGAACATCGCGAGCGTCGTCGACGACCTCAAGGCCGAGAAGCGACGTCTCCAGTCCGACGTCGACGAGGTCGACGACGAGATCCAGGCCAAACAGCAGGAGTACGCCGAACTCGAGGCGAAAGCCGGCGAGAGCGGCGACTCGTCGTTCGGCCGCGCGGTGACGACGATCCTCAACTCGGGGATCGACGGCGTCCACGGCGCGGTGGCCCAACTGGGGAACGTCGCGGGCGAGTACGCAGTGGCCTGCGAGACCGCGGCCGGCGGCCGGCTCGCGAACGTGGTCGTCGACGACGACGTAGTCGGCCAGCAGTGTATCGAACACCTCAAATCCCGGAACGCCGGCCGGGCCACCTTCCTCCCGCTGACGGACATGAGCCAGCGTCGGCTCCCCAACGCGCCCAGCGACCCGGGGGTCGTCGACTTCGCGTACAATCTCGTGGACTTCGACGACCAGTACGCGGGCGTCTTCTCGTACGTGCTCGGGGACACGCTCGTCGTCGAGGACATCGAGACCGCCCGCTCGTACATGGGCGACTATCGGATGGTCACCCTGGACGGCGACCTGGTCGAGAAAAGCGGCGCGATGACCGGCGGTTCCGGCGGCGGCTCGCGGTACTCCTTCACCGGCGGCGGCGAGGGGCAACTCGAGCGCGTCGCCAAGCGGATCACCGAACTCCAGGAGAAACGCGATTCGCTGCGCGAGGAGCTACGGGACGTCGAGGAACGGCTCGACGACGCCCGCGACCGCAAGACCGACGCCGCCGACGAGGTCCGCTCGATCGAAGGGAAGATCGAGGACCTCGAGGACGAACGCGAAGCGATCGAAGGGGAGATCGAGAACCTCGAGACGGATCTCGAGGATCTGCGCGAGGAGCGTGACTCAGTCGACGAGCGGATGAACGAGATCTCGGCGGAGATCGACGAGCGAACGGCCGAGATCGAGGAGATCGAGGCCGACATCGAGGAACTCGAGGCCGAACTCGAGGACTCGAAGATCCCCGAACTCACGGAGCAGATCGAGGAGCTCGAGGCCGAGATCGACGAGCGTGAGGACCGGATCGACGACCTCGACGGGAAGATCAACGAACTGAGCCTCGAGAAGGAGTACGCCGAGGACGCGATCGAGGACCTCCACGACGACATCGAGTCGGCCCAGAACCGCAAGGCCGAACACGAGGAGCGCATCGAGGAGTGTGAGGCGACGATCGAGGAGAAACGCGACGAACTCGAGGCCAAACGCGCGGCCGTCGAGGAACTCGAGGAGGAACTCGCGGAACTCAAAGAAGAGCGCACCGACCTCAAGGAGGAACTCACCGAGGCTCGCAAGAAGCGCGACGAGCAGCAGAACCGCGTGGATACGGTCGAGAGCAAACTCGAGGGCGAACGCGAGCGGGCCGGCGACCTCGAGTGGGAAATCGAGTCGCTGGAAGCGGAAGTCGGCGATTACGACCCCGAGGACGTCCCCGACCACGATACGGTCCTCGAGATGATCGACCTGCTCGAGTCGGACATGGAAGCGATGGAGCCGGTGAACATGCTCGCGATCGACGAGTACGACGAGGTCCGCGAGGACCTCGAGGAACTCGAGGAGGGGAAGGCGACGCTGGTCGAGGAGGCCGAGGGCATCCGCGACCGGATCGAACAGTACGAGACCCAGAAGAAGGCGACGTTCATGGAGGCCTACGAGGCCATCTCGGAGCACTTTACGGAGATCTTCGAACGACTCTCGGAGGGGACCGGTTCGTTGCACCTCGAGGACGAGGCGGACCCCTTCGACGGCGGGCTGACGATGAAGGCCCAGCCGGGTGACAAGCCGGTCCAGCGCCTCGATGCGATGTCCGGCGGGGAGAAATCCCTGACCGCGCTGGCCTTCATTTTCGCGATCCAGCGGCACAACCCGGCCCCGTTCTACGCCCTGGACGAGATCGACGCCTTCCTCGACGCCGTCAACGCAGAGCGCGTCGGACAGATGG
- a CDS encoding LUD domain-containing protein, producing MSTDTRERKAERIRHLLETEGEAVEENTLGFNEGRYESVADLEEYEGLKERAREIKEDAIERLPELIEQLREAVEENGGTLYLADDAADANRYIREVAGENDADRVVKSKSMTSEELEVNEALEADGVDVVETDLGEWVLQVADEAPSHIVAPAIHKSEAEIAELFNEQFDPDEPLETAEELTMFARERLGELIADADVGMTGANFITADSGSIMLVTSEGNARKTAVVPDTHVAVAGVEKVVPSVEDLAPFIELIGRSGTGQDITSYVSLLTPPVDSPVVDFDDPDLEFAERDDDREFHLVLIDNGRMAMREDDHLRETLYCIRCSACANTCANFQSVGGHAFGGETYSGGIATGWEAGVHGQDAAAEFNDLCTGCSRCVEACPVKIDIPWINTVVRDRINREEPGQFDFLVEGLTPDEEPGGVDLQKRLFGNYETLAKLGSATAPVSNWTTKLGPVRTLMEKTVGVDSRRPLPEFERTTLVDWFADRGPRVSAADADREVVLYPDVYTNYIDVDRGKAAVRVLEALDVHVRIPSAPGSGRAPLSQGMIGTADEKASRVYATLAEHLDADRDVVVIEPSDLAMFRSEYEKFLPEASYERLRDGSYEVLEYVYGLLENGADADRLRDGGGERAPEIAYHSHCQQRTLGLDRYTRAVLEDLEYDVLESDVECCGMAGSFGYKEQYYELSMDVGDRLADQFTTPETNDRLVVASGTSCEDQLEDLLAREAVHPVEVLDPRSEYH from the coding sequence ATGAGCACCGACACCCGCGAACGGAAGGCCGAACGGATCCGACACCTCCTCGAGACCGAGGGTGAGGCCGTCGAGGAGAACACCCTCGGCTTCAACGAGGGCCGATACGAGTCGGTCGCCGACCTCGAGGAGTACGAAGGGCTGAAGGAGCGGGCCCGCGAGATCAAGGAGGACGCGATCGAGCGTCTGCCGGAACTGATCGAACAGTTGCGCGAGGCTGTCGAGGAAAACGGCGGCACGCTCTACCTCGCCGACGACGCCGCCGACGCCAACCGGTACATCCGCGAGGTCGCCGGCGAGAACGACGCCGACCGCGTCGTCAAGTCGAAGTCGATGACCAGCGAGGAACTGGAGGTCAACGAGGCCCTCGAGGCCGACGGCGTCGACGTGGTCGAGACCGACCTCGGCGAGTGGGTACTGCAGGTGGCCGACGAGGCTCCCTCCCACATCGTCGCGCCGGCGATCCACAAGTCCGAAGCCGAGATCGCCGAGCTGTTCAACGAGCAGTTCGACCCCGACGAGCCCCTCGAGACGGCCGAGGAGCTGACGATGTTCGCCCGCGAGCGGCTGGGCGAACTGATCGCCGACGCGGACGTCGGGATGACGGGTGCGAATTTCATCACGGCAGACTCGGGCTCGATCATGCTGGTCACGAGCGAGGGCAACGCCCGGAAGACGGCCGTCGTCCCCGACACCCACGTCGCCGTCGCGGGCGTCGAGAAGGTCGTTCCGTCGGTCGAGGACCTCGCGCCCTTCATCGAACTGATCGGCCGCTCCGGGACGGGCCAGGACATCACCTCCTACGTCTCCCTGCTGACGCCGCCGGTGGACTCGCCCGTCGTCGACTTCGACGACCCCGACCTCGAGTTCGCCGAACGCGACGACGACCGCGAGTTCCACCTCGTGTTGATCGACAACGGCCGCATGGCGATGCGCGAGGACGACCACCTCCGCGAGACGCTGTACTGCATCCGGTGTTCGGCCTGTGCCAACACCTGCGCGAACTTCCAGTCCGTGGGCGGCCACGCGTTCGGCGGCGAGACCTATTCGGGCGGGATCGCAACCGGCTGGGAGGCCGGGGTCCACGGCCAGGACGCCGCGGCGGAGTTCAACGACCTCTGTACCGGCTGCTCGCGCTGCGTCGAGGCCTGTCCGGTAAAGATCGACATCCCGTGGATCAACACCGTCGTCCGCGACCGGATCAACCGCGAGGAACCGGGCCAGTTCGACTTCCTCGTCGAGGGGCTTACGCCCGACGAGGAACCCGGCGGCGTCGACCTCCAGAAGCGGCTGTTCGGCAACTACGAGACGCTGGCGAAACTCGGGTCCGCGACGGCTCCCGTCTCGAACTGGACGACGAAACTCGGCCCCGTGCGCACGCTAATGGAGAAGACGGTCGGGGTCGATTCTCGTCGGCCGCTCCCCGAGTTCGAACGGACGACGCTCGTCGACTGGTTCGCGGACCGCGGCCCCCGCGTCTCCGCCGCCGACGCCGACCGCGAGGTCGTCCTCTACCCCGACGTCTACACCAACTACATCGACGTCGACCGCGGGAAGGCCGCCGTCCGCGTCCTCGAGGCGCTCGACGTTCACGTCCGGATCCCGTCGGCGCCCGGCAGCGGTCGCGCGCCGCTCTCCCAGGGGATGATCGGCACGGCCGACGAGAAGGCCAGCCGCGTCTACGCCACCCTCGCCGAACATCTCGACGCCGACCGCGACGTCGTCGTGATCGAGCCCAGCGACCTCGCGATGTTCCGCAGCGAGTACGAGAAGTTCCTCCCCGAGGCGTCCTACGAGCGCCTGCGGGACGGCAGCTACGAGGTCCTCGAGTACGTCTACGGCCTGCTCGAGAACGGTGCCGACGCCGACCGACTGCGGGACGGCGGCGGCGAGCGGGCCCCGGAGATCGCCTACCACTCCCACTGCCAGCAGCGGACGCTGGGACTGGATCGGTACACCCGGGCCGTCCTCGAAGACCTCGAGTACGACGTCCTCGAGAGCGACGTGGAGTGTTGCGGGATGGCGGGTTCGTTCGGCTACAAGGAGCAGTACTACGAACTGAGCATGGACGTCGGCGACCGACTGGCTGACCAGTTCACGACGCCCGAGACGAACGATCGGCTCGTCGTGGCGAGCGGGACCTCCTGCGAGGACCAACTCGAGGACCTCCTCGCGCGCGAGGCGGTCCACCCGGTCGAGGTGCTGGATCCGCGCTCGGAGTATCACTGA
- a CDS encoding DUF7518 family protein produces MSNNRVEQLESTVAELESTVEGLTDELIEAKERIRVLEAELDTETPTRVPERRAEEGGEPGEDALTAEAKPDDVAEAAANAEADVDGDDGDSDEAEDSGSDDIIVA; encoded by the coding sequence ATGTCGAACAACCGCGTCGAGCAACTCGAATCGACGGTCGCGGAACTCGAGTCGACCGTAGAGGGACTGACGGACGAACTCATCGAAGCGAAAGAGCGAATCCGCGTCCTCGAGGCCGAGCTCGACACCGAGACGCCGACGCGCGTCCCGGAGCGCCGGGCCGAGGAGGGGGGAGAGCCCGGCGAGGACGCGCTAACTGCGGAGGCGAAACCGGACGACGTCGCCGAGGCGGCCGCCAACGCGGAGGCGGACGTCGACGGCGACGACGGTGACAGTGACGAAGCGGAAGACTCAGGTAGCGACGACATTATCGTCGCATAA
- a CDS encoding SDR family oxidoreductase: MPQQQVTPPSVSRDDIHTIPDDSFTGRNVCLVTGAGSGIGRATALAAAGNGLTVAATDVDEAGLEGTVDRAEELGLEGDVEPIAGDLTVDDDIERIVDRAAELGDIKYLANVAGVQHIDAIEDFPMDTYNRMHGVMLRAPLYLSKLCLPHFRETEDGEGCVGNMASVHGHYVTSDKVGYNVSKFGLRGLTQSIAAEGEGAIRSFSISTGYVKTPLVTAQLEETAEQRGISVQEVIEDVMLGQARTTEMMEPIDVGNLFLIGFSDLGRHLNGGDLLFDGGMTLTYE; the protein is encoded by the coding sequence ATGCCTCAACAACAGGTGACGCCGCCGTCCGTTTCGCGCGACGACATCCACACGATCCCCGACGACTCGTTTACCGGCCGGAACGTCTGTCTCGTTACCGGCGCGGGGTCGGGAATCGGGCGCGCGACCGCGCTCGCGGCCGCGGGGAACGGCCTGACCGTCGCCGCCACCGACGTCGACGAGGCGGGCCTCGAGGGGACCGTCGACCGGGCCGAAGAACTGGGGCTCGAGGGCGACGTCGAACCCATCGCGGGCGACCTCACCGTCGACGACGATATCGAGCGGATCGTCGATCGGGCCGCCGAACTGGGCGACATCAAGTACCTCGCGAACGTCGCGGGGGTGCAACACATCGACGCGATCGAGGACTTCCCGATGGACACCTACAACCGAATGCACGGGGTGATGCTCCGGGCACCGCTGTACCTCTCGAAGCTCTGTCTCCCGCACTTCCGGGAGACCGAGGACGGCGAGGGCTGCGTCGGGAACATGGCCTCCGTCCACGGCCACTACGTGACGAGCGACAAAGTCGGCTACAACGTCTCGAAGTTCGGCCTCCGGGGGCTGACCCAGTCGATCGCCGCGGAGGGGGAGGGCGCGATCCGCTCGTTCTCGATCAGCACCGGCTACGTGAAGACGCCCCTCGTGACGGCCCAACTCGAGGAGACGGCCGAACAGCGCGGCATCTCGGTCCAGGAGGTGATCGAGGACGTCATGCTCGGCCAGGCCCGCACGACGGAGATGATGGAACCGATCGACGTCGGCAACCTCTTCCTGATCGGGTTCTCCGACCTCGGGCGACACCTCAACGGCGGTGACCTGTTGTTTGATGGGGGTATGACGTTAACGTACGAGTGA